Proteins from a genomic interval of Desulfofustis limnaeus:
- a CDS encoding ISNCY family transposase, translated as MRRKRNPQTTIFEVLGKHPGPRELEQMDAILATDHHLLDQAYADLLKKSRSDTGRQGMTAEQVVRCTLLKQFRELSYDDLAYYLADSHSFRSFVRLEPGHFPAKSTLQENIKALSEEAWLAIHQFLLAYAQQAKIENGRKIRLDSTAVQTDIHRPTDATLLWDGIRVITRWLFEGKELSPCPGYGCSDHRRVVKKRLLSIQNATKQETRQTAYRDMLHYAGRVIAYAEQAIPELADFGGDSIEDYTHARALAEKLSRAIDLLRRVMDQTERRVFKGEQVPASEKIVSLFETHTDILVKGRRETEFGHKVFLTGGASNLILDCLVERGNPADAERFLPLLKRHIERYGRPPRQSTADGGFASQANLAGAKAADVKDVVFAKKRGLSIVDMAKSTWVYRRLRNFRAGIEANISTLKRSYGLKRCNWSGWEGFKAYIWSAIVAYNLTVLARIQLATA; from the coding sequence ATGCGCAGAAAACGCAATCCACAAACCACGATCTTCGAGGTTCTTGGCAAACATCCCGGACCTCGTGAGCTGGAACAGATGGACGCCATCCTGGCAACCGACCACCATCTGCTTGACCAGGCCTATGCCGATCTGCTCAAGAAAAGCCGCTCCGATACCGGCCGCCAGGGCATGACTGCCGAACAGGTAGTCCGCTGCACGCTCCTCAAACAGTTCCGCGAACTCAGCTACGATGATCTGGCCTATTATCTGGCCGACTCCCATTCGTTTCGCAGCTTCGTCCGCCTTGAACCGGGACACTTTCCGGCCAAATCGACCCTGCAGGAAAATATCAAGGCCCTGAGCGAAGAGGCCTGGCTGGCGATTCACCAGTTTCTGCTCGCCTACGCCCAGCAGGCTAAGATCGAGAACGGCCGGAAGATCCGACTCGACTCCACCGCCGTCCAAACGGATATCCACCGGCCGACCGATGCGACGTTGCTCTGGGACGGGATCCGGGTCATCACCCGCTGGCTGTTTGAGGGCAAGGAACTCAGCCCCTGTCCCGGCTATGGGTGCAGCGATCATCGGCGGGTGGTGAAGAAGCGGTTGCTGTCCATCCAGAACGCTACCAAGCAGGAGACACGCCAGACGGCCTACCGGGATATGCTGCACTATGCCGGTCGCGTGATCGCTTATGCGGAGCAGGCGATCCCCGAGCTTGCCGACTTCGGCGGAGACTCGATTGAAGACTACACTCACGCCCGGGCGCTGGCCGAGAAACTGTCCCGTGCCATTGACCTGCTGCGGCGGGTGATGGACCAGACCGAGCGACGGGTGTTCAAAGGTGAACAGGTACCGGCGTCGGAGAAGATCGTGTCGCTGTTTGAGACGCACACCGACATCCTGGTCAAAGGACGGCGTGAGACGGAGTTTGGGCACAAGGTGTTCCTGACCGGCGGTGCGTCGAACCTGATTCTTGACTGCCTGGTGGAACGAGGCAACCCGGCCGATGCCGAGCGGTTTCTGCCGTTGTTGAAGCGGCATATCGAGCGGTATGGACGCCCGCCCCGGCAGAGCACGGCGGATGGCGGCTTTGCTTCGCAGGCGAACCTGGCGGGAGCCAAGGCAGCAGACGTCAAGGATGTGGTCTTTGCCAAGAAGCGCGGTCTGTCGATCGTGGACATGGCCAAGAGCACGTGGGTTTATCGGCGGTTGCGCAATTTTCGAGCCGGGATCGAGGCGAACATTTCGACGTTGAAACGAAGCTATGGGCTGAAGCGTTGCAACTGGTCGGGTTGGGAAGGCTTCAAGGCATATATCTGGAGTGCGATTGTTGCCTACAACCTCACGGTGCTGGCCCGTATTCAGCTGGCCACGGCCTGA
- a CDS encoding TolC family protein: MIRWLVYPVVVLAATTLWVIGMVACAAAAETDAGEIGLASAWQQVLADNDGLQAMKEEVREAGFRRDAAADLYWPEIGLSLDYLYADSDVTLSPSELLESMAGGAQLVPYVSSLAAANGMTVAQLDRALTSRIADRQQISSSLRGFWPLYTGGRIEAAQEAAQGRMQEADKRLKNGEREQFETLVRHYFGVVLAKTVLDTRQETEAGLRQHREHALLLEQHGQIPHVERMQSEAALDKAVVERKKALRDLEIAEAALSTMLKSEGAVSPADALFLNDTLPPMQEFLDLAVNNHPGILLLAAKREQAQAAEKAEKGRYHPTIGMFGSYQVYEQDDLAAELLPDWLVGISLQVPLVERSGRSGLLNAARSAIRRIDLLTAQLKNDLSVLVERSYRQTEQAVEEYRGLGSSLALAEETVRLRNTSFDQGMSTSLDVVDAELFLAGVKTQRALALYHYVNALAGLCGTTGTPERFFSYQKTQSNEVR, encoded by the coding sequence ATGATTCGTTGGTTAGTCTATCCGGTTGTTGTGCTGGCGGCGACTACGCTGTGGGTGATCGGTATGGTGGCCTGCGCTGCAGCTGCTGAAACAGATGCAGGAGAGATTGGTCTTGCATCTGCCTGGCAGCAGGTGCTTGCCGATAATGACGGGCTGCAGGCCATGAAGGAGGAAGTTCGGGAAGCCGGATTTCGCCGGGATGCAGCGGCAGACCTGTACTGGCCCGAGATCGGGTTATCGCTGGACTACCTCTACGCAGACAGCGATGTCACGCTGTCACCTTCGGAATTATTGGAGAGCATGGCCGGCGGTGCGCAGCTGGTGCCGTACGTATCATCACTTGCGGCCGCGAACGGCATGACCGTGGCCCAGCTCGATCGGGCCCTGACCTCACGAATCGCCGATCGGCAGCAGATCTCATCGAGTCTTCGCGGATTCTGGCCCCTGTATACCGGCGGCCGCATCGAAGCCGCGCAGGAAGCAGCCCAGGGCCGGATGCAGGAGGCGGACAAGCGGCTGAAAAACGGTGAGCGCGAGCAGTTCGAAACCCTGGTCCGCCATTATTTCGGTGTGGTGCTCGCAAAAACGGTGCTGGACACTCGCCAGGAAACCGAAGCGGGGCTCAGACAGCACCGGGAGCATGCGCTCCTGCTCGAACAGCATGGCCAGATCCCGCACGTGGAGCGAATGCAGTCCGAGGCGGCCTTGGACAAGGCGGTGGTGGAGCGGAAGAAAGCGCTGCGCGACCTGGAAATAGCCGAAGCAGCCTTGTCGACAATGCTCAAGAGCGAGGGTGCCGTGTCCCCTGCGGACGCCCTGTTTCTCAACGATACCCTGCCGCCGATGCAGGAGTTTCTCGATCTGGCCGTGAACAACCACCCGGGGATCCTGCTGCTGGCAGCCAAGCGTGAACAGGCGCAGGCCGCGGAGAAAGCGGAGAAGGGCCGGTATCATCCGACCATCGGGATGTTTGGCAGCTACCAGGTCTACGAGCAGGATGACCTGGCCGCTGAACTGCTGCCCGACTGGCTGGTCGGCATCAGTCTGCAGGTGCCGCTCGTGGAGCGATCGGGACGTTCGGGGCTGCTCAATGCGGCGCGGTCGGCGATCAGGCGCATCGACCTGTTGACAGCGCAGCTGAAGAACGACCTGTCGGTGCTCGTGGAACGGAGCTACCGCCAGACCGAACAGGCCGTTGAAGAGTACCGGGGGCTCGGGTCGAGCCTGGCGCTGGCCGAGGAAACGGTGCGGCTGCGCAACACATCGTTCGACCAGGGGATGTCCACCTCGCTCGACGTGGTCGATGCCGAGTTGTTTCTCGCCGGGGTCAAGACGCAGCGTGCGCTAGCTCTCTATCACTACGTGAACGCGCTTGCCGGGCTGTGCGGGACGACCGGCACGCCGGAGCGCTTTTTTTCTTATCAGAAAACTCAGAGCAACGAGGTTCGTTGA
- a CDS encoding HlyD family secretion protein, whose amino-acid sequence MRAVRTIVAVVAIVCAVGWLGYSFWRAYQPKPEQLQGQIEAQEYHISSKIGGRIDRVLVKKGDQVTRGQLVFTMLSPEIDARMSQALAGQEAAEALADEARNGTREQQIAAAHETWQQAQTAVALLEKTYARIDALFTEGVVAEQKRDEVFSQLSAARHAAGAAQQMYLLAREGARQEDIRAAEGKAKVAAGAVAEVQAYAKDTTITSWHDGEVTQILLHGGELAAQGFPVVTIMDTEDVWAVFQVREDRLQHFAKGTEFECTIPALGSAPYRFRVSHVAVMGDFATWRATRSDQGFDMRTFEIEARPVQPVAGLRAGMSVLTRLP is encoded by the coding sequence ATGCGTGCGGTTCGGACCATTGTCGCCGTGGTGGCGATCGTTTGTGCGGTTGGCTGGCTCGGCTACAGCTTCTGGCGTGCCTATCAACCGAAACCCGAGCAATTGCAGGGCCAGATCGAGGCGCAGGAGTACCATATCAGTTCCAAGATTGGCGGGCGCATCGACCGGGTCCTGGTGAAGAAAGGGGACCAGGTCACCCGTGGGCAGCTCGTTTTCACGATGCTCAGCCCCGAGATCGATGCCCGGATGTCGCAGGCGCTGGCCGGCCAGGAAGCGGCCGAGGCCCTGGCCGATGAAGCACGCAACGGAACCCGGGAACAACAGATCGCAGCGGCGCACGAGACCTGGCAGCAGGCGCAGACCGCCGTGGCATTGCTGGAAAAGACCTATGCACGCATCGATGCCCTGTTCACCGAGGGCGTGGTTGCCGAGCAGAAACGCGATGAAGTCTTCAGTCAACTGAGCGCAGCGAGACACGCCGCCGGCGCCGCGCAGCAGATGTACCTGCTGGCCCGGGAAGGGGCCCGGCAGGAAGATATCCGGGCCGCTGAAGGAAAGGCGAAAGTCGCAGCCGGGGCCGTCGCCGAGGTGCAGGCCTATGCCAAGGACACCACCATTACCAGTTGGCATGACGGCGAGGTGACGCAGATCCTGCTGCACGGCGGAGAGTTGGCGGCGCAGGGGTTCCCGGTGGTAACGATCATGGACACGGAGGATGTCTGGGCCGTGTTCCAGGTTCGTGAAGACCGGTTGCAGCACTTTGCCAAGGGCACCGAGTTCGAGTGCACGATCCCGGCGCTTGGCTCGGCACCCTATCGGTTCAGAGTGAGCCATGTGGCGGTCATGGGTGACTTCGCCACCTGGCGGGCGACCCGCAGTGATCAAGGCTTCGACATGAGAACCTTTGAGATCGAGGCCCGCCCGGTGCAGCCGGTTGCCGGATTGCGGGCCGGCATGAGCGTGCTGACCAGGCTGCCATGA
- a CDS encoding ABC transporter permease, with translation MKQSLTRHTIQQWQALYRDPWLLSLVSWVPLLLFVTLWSVFSSNVARDLPVGVVDLDQSRLSRSLIRQYDASPTLLLEQRFGDVAHGTEALRRGAIYGLIIIPPDFEKDAVAGRAPTVSAMVTGQYLLVGRNVNSALSQAHATFTAGIETVRNLSTLSPLAAQALAAAVPIATQVTPLFNSNTNYAQFLVSAMLPAMWQILMVATTIMVLADGRRRDPLSWPGDEPVKRFAGMVLALVPLFLLHGVWYLSWLYVIMGWPMHGSWPVLLLAQLLTVVGSIGIGALFFLCTLDAARALSIAAFYAASGLAFMGVTFPVTDMVLPARIWRSLVPICHYIEIQIAQVDYGAPLSYQAGQLLWLGGFCATLLFGIVRIRRLGAARKEAGA, from the coding sequence ATGAAGCAGTCCCTCACCCGCCACACCATACAGCAGTGGCAGGCGCTCTACCGCGACCCCTGGCTGCTCTCCCTGGTCAGCTGGGTGCCGCTTCTCCTCTTTGTCACCCTCTGGTCGGTGTTTTCCTCGAACGTCGCCCGAGACCTGCCGGTGGGCGTGGTGGATCTCGACCAGAGCCGACTGTCCCGGTCGCTGATCAGGCAGTACGACGCCAGCCCGACGCTTCTGCTCGAGCAGCGCTTTGGCGATGTTGCGCATGGCACCGAGGCCTTGCGCCGGGGAGCCATCTATGGACTGATCATCATCCCCCCGGATTTTGAAAAGGATGCCGTTGCCGGGCGGGCGCCGACGGTCTCCGCCATGGTCACGGGCCAGTACCTGCTCGTGGGCAGGAACGTCAATTCGGCGTTGAGCCAGGCCCATGCCACCTTTACCGCGGGGATCGAGACCGTCCGCAACCTGTCGACTCTCAGCCCGCTTGCGGCCCAGGCGTTGGCTGCTGCCGTTCCCATCGCCACCCAGGTCACCCCGCTGTTCAACAGCAACACCAATTATGCGCAGTTCCTCGTCTCAGCCATGCTGCCGGCGATGTGGCAGATCCTGATGGTCGCCACGACGATCATGGTGCTGGCCGATGGTCGTCGACGAGACCCGCTCTCCTGGCCGGGTGACGAGCCGGTGAAGCGGTTTGCGGGTATGGTTTTGGCGCTGGTGCCGCTGTTTCTGCTGCACGGCGTCTGGTACCTGAGCTGGCTCTACGTTATCATGGGCTGGCCGATGCACGGCAGCTGGCCGGTACTGCTCCTGGCTCAGCTGCTGACGGTTGTCGGCAGCATCGGCATTGGCGCACTGTTCTTTCTGTGTACGCTGGATGCGGCCCGCGCCCTGAGCATCGCCGCATTCTATGCCGCCTCCGGCTTGGCCTTCATGGGGGTGACCTTCCCGGTCACCGACATGGTGCTGCCGGCCCGGATCTGGCGGAGCCTGGTGCCCATCTGCCATTATATCGAGATTCAGATCGCCCAGGTCGACTATGGCGCACCGCTGTCCTACCAGGCCGGCCAGCTGCTGTGGCTCGGCGGGTTCTGCGCCACCCTGTTGTTCGGGATTGTCCGTATCCGCCGGCTCGGGGCAGCACGGAAGGAGGCAGGTGCATGA
- a CDS encoding ABC transporter permease, whose protein sequence is MSLRQLLTDEIRSIFSDTTVMLTVFLGVFLYSFLYPLPYLKQLPREQQVVVVNLDGSQLSRQLERMVDATSQIRISEQVPSLGAARERLLARTAAGILVIPAHFNRDLRLGLRPTLGIAGDASMLLVYGTVLEGMSTAAGTLAAQVAVQQLMVDGQPPRLAQEQFRGAWLNLRTVFNPTMGYVSYVIPAVFVLILHQTLVIGIGLLSCARRETVSRSPGAVVLVRCGLFLAVYLLLCLYYFGFCYDLYGIPRQAELWTLAAIMVPFLAAASFLGMTLGLVLPRRELVTLVVLLSSMPLIFSSGFIWPESALPRPLVLVLQLIPVQPAIKALLSANQMGAGYAAVVPQLVQLWLCAGFYGALAWYLAGKRLSVRLS, encoded by the coding sequence ATGAGTCTGCGGCAGTTGCTCACCGATGAGATCCGGTCGATATTCTCCGACACGACCGTTATGCTGACCGTCTTCCTCGGTGTTTTCCTCTATTCCTTTCTCTATCCGCTCCCCTACCTGAAACAGCTCCCGCGGGAACAGCAGGTGGTCGTCGTGAACCTGGACGGCTCGCAGCTGAGCCGGCAGCTCGAGCGGATGGTCGATGCCACGTCGCAGATCCGTATCAGCGAACAGGTGCCCAGCCTTGGGGCCGCCCGGGAGCGGTTGCTGGCCCGAACAGCCGCCGGCATCCTGGTCATTCCTGCCCATTTTAACCGGGATCTGCGTCTGGGGCTACGGCCGACGCTGGGCATCGCCGGTGATGCCAGCATGCTTCTGGTCTACGGCACCGTTCTGGAAGGCATGTCCACCGCCGCGGGAACCCTGGCCGCCCAGGTGGCGGTACAGCAGCTGATGGTGGACGGGCAGCCGCCGCGGCTCGCACAGGAACAGTTTCGCGGGGCCTGGCTCAATCTGCGCACCGTATTCAACCCGACCATGGGGTATGTGAGCTATGTCATCCCGGCGGTCTTTGTCCTCATCCTCCATCAAACCCTGGTGATCGGCATCGGCTTGCTGAGCTGTGCCCGGCGGGAAACCGTGAGCCGGTCGCCGGGGGCGGTGGTTCTCGTCCGCTGCGGTTTGTTTCTGGCCGTTTATCTGCTGCTCTGCCTCTATTATTTCGGGTTCTGCTACGATCTCTACGGCATTCCGCGACAGGCCGAGCTGTGGACGCTGGCGGCGATCATGGTGCCGTTTCTCGCCGCGGCGTCGTTCCTCGGCATGACCCTTGGCCTCGTGCTGCCGCGCAGAGAGCTGGTCACGCTGGTGGTGCTGCTCTCCTCGATGCCGTTGATCTTCTCGTCCGGCTTCATCTGGCCGGAGTCGGCGCTTCCTCGGCCGCTGGTCCTGGTGCTGCAGCTGATCCCGGTTCAGCCGGCAATCAAGGCCCTGCTGAGCGCCAACCAGATGGGCGCGGGGTACGCCGCTGTTGTTCCCCAGCTTGTCCAGCTCTGGCTGTGTGCCGGGTTTTACGGGGCACTCGCCTGGTACCTGGCCGGAAAACGGCTCTCTGTACGTTTATCTTAG
- a CDS encoding Fic family protein has protein sequence MPTPQNRLAQSLAVLKKLQDKGVVAIKSSDMTRTHRERLLRNGFIKEVMKGWYISSRPEEPAGESTAWYAAFWGFCADYLNAKFGNEWCLSPEQSLCIQSGNWNVPEQLLVRTPKGGNKPLALLHDTSIIDVRLQLPDKKDRESKDNLRIMTVPAALLTCSPGFYSNHEADARSVLSMISHASEILPHLLQGGHSTIAGRLAGAFRNIGRSVIADDIVAAMKAAGYSVTEADPFAKEAVIVFGDRELSPWVNRMRMSWAAMRTVVLETFPPPSSWSQNIDAYLQQVDEIYLTDAYHSLSIEGYRVSEELIERVRSGGWDPEHNRKDREYADALAARGYWQAFQAVKESVDKILHGHAAGQVVRDAHARWYRELFAPSVSAGITAATDLAGYRNQPVYIRKSRHVPPRSEAVRDLMPAYFTLLHEEAEPAVRAVLGHFFFVFIHPYIDGNGRMGRFLMNAMLASGGYPWTVIPFETRTEYMAALEEASVRRNIEPFAGFLAKLVQKGMTSKG, from the coding sequence ATGCCAACACCACAAAACAGGCTGGCACAGTCTTTAGCGGTTTTAAAGAAGCTTCAAGATAAGGGTGTGGTGGCAATCAAGAGCAGCGATATGACTCGCACCCATCGAGAGCGATTACTGCGCAATGGCTTTATCAAGGAAGTCATGAAGGGGTGGTATATCTCTTCTCGTCCTGAAGAGCCTGCGGGAGAAAGCACAGCCTGGTATGCGGCATTTTGGGGATTTTGCGCCGATTACCTCAATGCGAAGTTTGGCAACGAGTGGTGTCTTTCCCCGGAGCAATCCTTATGCATTCAGAGCGGCAACTGGAACGTGCCGGAGCAACTCCTGGTACGCACACCCAAAGGTGGTAACAAGCCACTAGCACTGCTCCATGATACGTCGATAATTGATGTCAGGTTACAGCTGCCGGACAAAAAGGACAGAGAAAGCAAAGACAACCTCCGGATTATGACGGTGCCTGCTGCCTTGCTCACCTGTTCTCCCGGATTTTATAGCAATCATGAGGCTGATGCGAGATCGGTGCTGTCGATGATTTCTCATGCCTCGGAGATACTGCCCCATCTTCTGCAAGGCGGGCATAGCACCATCGCCGGGCGGCTTGCTGGTGCATTTCGCAACATAGGCAGATCGGTCATAGCAGATGACATTGTTGCTGCCATGAAGGCCGCCGGATACAGCGTTACAGAGGCCGATCCTTTTGCAAAAGAAGCAGTCATCGTCTTTGGCGACCGCGAGCTTTCCCCCTGGGTGAACAGGATGCGGATGAGTTGGGCAGCTATGCGCACGGTTGTCTTGGAGACCTTTCCGCCGCCTTCCTCATGGTCCCAAAACATCGATGCGTATTTGCAACAGGTGGATGAGATCTATCTGACAGACGCCTATCATTCACTTTCTATTGAAGGATATCGTGTCAGTGAAGAACTCATTGAGCGGGTTCGTTCGGGGGGATGGGACCCTGAGCATAATCGCAAGGATAGGGAATACGCAGATGCTCTGGCCGCCCGAGGCTATTGGCAAGCCTTTCAAGCGGTAAAGGAGAGTGTTGACAAAATTCTCCATGGTCATGCTGCAGGTCAGGTCGTGAGGGATGCTCACGCTCGGTGGTATAGGGAACTGTTTGCCCCGAGTGTGAGTGCGGGCATTACCGCAGCAACTGATCTTGCCGGGTATCGTAACCAGCCTGTGTATATTCGGAAATCAAGGCATGTCCCCCCTCGCTCTGAAGCAGTCCGTGACCTCATGCCTGCCTATTTCACCCTTCTGCACGAGGAAGCGGAACCAGCCGTAAGAGCCGTGCTTGGCCATTTCTTCTTTGTCTTTATCCATCCGTATATCGATGGGAATGGTCGCATGGGGAGATTTCTCATGAATGCCATGCTCGCCAGTGGCGGTTATCCCTGGACGGTCATACCGTTTGAAACTCGTACTGAGTATATGGCGGCTTTAGAGGAGGCAAGCGTTCGCAGAAACATTGAACCTTTTGCAGGGTTTCTCGCGAAACTGGTTCAAAAGGGGATGACAAGCAAAGGGTGA
- a CDS encoding MarR family winged helix-turn-helix transcriptional regulator — MPDTTTNPLECCLFFTANSLARDVTRMGEEAFAGIGMTPSYAFLLMLAAESPGISQKELAQRMNMAPSTVSRFIDALVKRQLLRKEGQGRLTLIHPTEKGLQLQEHLQAAWKSLYERYSNVLGRKNGDALTRLCLEASKKLQQE; from the coding sequence ATGCCAGACACGACGACCAACCCGCTTGAGTGTTGTCTTTTCTTTACCGCCAACTCGCTTGCCCGGGATGTGACACGAATGGGAGAAGAAGCGTTTGCCGGTATCGGCATGACGCCGTCCTATGCCTTCCTGCTCATGCTCGCCGCCGAATCTCCGGGCATTTCGCAAAAGGAGCTTGCGCAGCGGATGAACATGGCGCCGTCCACCGTTTCCCGCTTCATCGACGCCCTCGTCAAGAGACAGCTGTTGCGCAAGGAAGGCCAGGGGCGGTTGACCCTGATCCATCCCACCGAAAAAGGCCTGCAGCTCCAGGAACACCTACAGGCGGCCTGGAAAAGCCTCTACGAACGATACAGCAACGTGCTGGGCAGAAAAAACGGCGACGCGTTGACCCGTCTCTGTCTTGAAGCCAGCAAGAAATTGCAGCAGGAGTAA
- a CDS encoding flavin reductase family protein produces the protein MKRKALGQKNALYPSLTTIVGADVDGKPNWLTIAHVGIMNHAYGEVPQYLSIGLHVSHHTNKGIRQHQEFSINIPSQAMLTTTDYVGLVSGEKVDKSTLFAVERGSLAHAPLIADCPVSMELKLYQTVTIGLHEIFIGELVNTYIDETCLTEGKPDLTKIDPILFDFMMVDYWSLGQRTGKPWRDGKTLKK, from the coding sequence ATGAAACGAAAAGCCCTCGGCCAGAAAAACGCTCTGTACCCCTCGCTCACGACCATTGTCGGCGCGGATGTTGATGGAAAACCGAACTGGCTCACCATTGCCCACGTCGGTATCATGAATCACGCCTATGGCGAGGTACCCCAATATCTCTCCATCGGCCTTCACGTATCGCATCATACGAACAAGGGCATTCGCCAACATCAGGAGTTCAGCATCAACATTCCGTCCCAGGCGATGCTCACCACCACCGATTACGTGGGCCTGGTCTCCGGCGAGAAGGTCGACAAAAGCACCCTGTTTGCCGTTGAACGAGGGAGCCTTGCGCATGCGCCGCTCATAGCCGATTGTCCGGTCTCCATGGAGTTGAAGCTCTACCAGACGGTCACGATCGGCCTGCACGAAATCTTCATCGGCGAACTGGTGAACACCTATATCGACGAAACCTGCCTGACAGAAGGCAAGCCGGATTTGACCAAAATCGACCCGATCCTCTTCGATTTCATGATGGTTGACTACTGGTCGCTTGGTCAGCGCACGGGAAAACCGTGGCGGGACGGGAAGACGTTGAAGAAATGA
- a CDS encoding SDR family oxidoreductase, giving the protein MTRTDEPILVLGATGYVGGRLVPLLLERGWRVRAVGRSDRKIAARSWGTHPNLEIVAADALDTAALAAAMQGCRIAFYLIHSIRPGQEDYATLDRRIAYSTVRAAREAGVEWIIHFTGLGNPAHLSRQLQARYEVGEILGLGGATVTQLRAPLVLGAGGASFEMIRAFCGYLRVMFAPRWMDTRCQPIAITNVIQYLAGCLDHPETRGEVYEIGGPDILTWRELFHLYADEAGLPRRLVLVLPLRIHRLSIWWMNLVTPVSVALIRPLIERMRNEVLCRDTRIREIMPQYLLTCREALVAALQEVYRKQVVSSCYDAGSTQLPGWADGSAQAETPVYRDIFSVNLDGSPELAWNVVKRIGGDNGWYFGTFLWQMRGFVDEILGGPGLSRGRRHVDTISLGDHLDFWRVVGVEEPHSLLLKAEMLAPGEAYLEFRIEARPDGSTDLRMIPSFLPRGFWGKLYWSLIAPSHVLLFRSMLQQMAKAAKARIISGPSRIAVG; this is encoded by the coding sequence ATGACACGCACGGATGAACCGATCCTGGTTTTGGGGGCCACCGGCTATGTGGGCGGGCGGCTCGTGCCGCTGCTGCTCGAGCGGGGGTGGCGGGTGCGCGCGGTGGGGCGTTCGGACCGCAAGATCGCCGCACGGTCCTGGGGCACTCACCCGAACCTGGAGATCGTGGCGGCGGATGCGCTCGATACGGCCGCCCTGGCCGCGGCCATGCAGGGATGCCGGATCGCGTTTTATCTGATTCACTCGATCCGACCCGGCCAGGAGGATTACGCCACGCTGGATCGGCGCATCGCCTACTCCACGGTCCGGGCGGCTCGAGAGGCCGGGGTGGAGTGGATCATCCACTTCACCGGGCTGGGCAATCCGGCGCACCTTTCCCGGCAGCTGCAGGCCCGCTACGAAGTCGGCGAGATCCTTGGGCTGGGCGGCGCCACGGTGACCCAGCTGCGCGCCCCGCTGGTGCTCGGGGCGGGCGGGGCGTCGTTTGAGATGATTCGCGCCTTCTGCGGCTACCTGCGGGTCATGTTCGCGCCGCGCTGGATGGATACCCGCTGCCAGCCGATCGCCATCACCAACGTCATCCAATACCTGGCCGGCTGCCTCGATCATCCGGAGACCCGTGGGGAGGTTTACGAGATCGGCGGACCCGATATATTGACCTGGCGGGAGCTGTTTCATCTCTACGCCGACGAGGCGGGCCTGCCGCGCCGCCTCGTGCTGGTGCTGCCGTTGCGCATCCACCGCCTCTCCATCTGGTGGATGAACCTGGTCACCCCGGTCTCCGTCGCCCTCATCCGGCCGCTCATCGAGCGGATGCGCAACGAGGTGCTGTGCCGCGACACGCGCATCCGCGAGATCATGCCCCAGTACCTGCTCACCTGCCGGGAGGCCCTGGTCGCCGCGCTGCAGGAGGTGTATCGCAAGCAGGTGGTGTCGAGCTGCTACGATGCCGGCTCAACCCAACTGCCCGGTTGGGCCGACGGCTCGGCGCAAGCGGAGACGCCGGTGTACCGCGACATCTTCTCCGTCAATCTGGATGGCAGCCCGGAACTTGCCTGGAACGTGGTCAAGCGGATCGGCGGCGACAACGGCTGGTACTTCGGCACCTTCCTCTGGCAGATGCGCGGCTTCGTCGACGAGATTCTCGGCGGGCCCGGCCTGTCGCGCGGACGCCGCCACGTGGATACGATCTCCCTGGGGGATCACCTCGACTTCTGGCGGGTGGTCGGAGTCGAGGAACCGCACAGCCTGCTGCTGAAAGCGGAGATGCTGGCCCCCGGTGAGGCCTATCTGGAGTTCCGGATCGAGGCACGGCCGGACGGCTCCACCGATCTGCGTATGATCCCCAGCTTCCTGCCGCGCGGGTTCTGGGGCAAGCTGTACTGGTCGCTCATCGCCCCGTCGCACGTGCTGCTGTTCCGCTCCATGCTGCAGCAGATGGCCAAGGCCGCCAAGGCCCGCATCATCAGTGGACCATCCCGGATTGCCGTCGGCTGA
- a CDS encoding DUF6691 family protein yields MIQLIYGLITGLLFGFLLQKGRVLRYDKQLGALRLEDMTIVKFMLSSVIVGMIGIYALHDLGLVKLSVKATIVGPVVLGGLIFGIGWGLLGYCPGTSMGAVGEGRLDALFGIVGMIAGAALFAEAYPFLLKTVYTWGDFGKITIPQVLGINHWLIIPVFVAGASLLFRWLEKTGL; encoded by the coding sequence ATGATCCAGTTGATCTATGGTCTGATAACCGGCCTGCTCTTCGGTTTTCTGCTGCAAAAGGGGCGGGTGTTGCGCTATGACAAACAGCTCGGCGCCTTGCGTCTGGAAGACATGACCATCGTCAAGTTCATGCTGTCCAGTGTCATCGTCGGTATGATCGGCATCTACGCACTGCACGACCTGGGGTTGGTGAAGTTGTCCGTCAAGGCAACCATCGTCGGCCCGGTGGTGCTGGGCGGTCTCATCTTTGGCATCGGCTGGGGGCTGCTCGGTTACTGCCCGGGGACATCGATGGGGGCCGTCGGCGAAGGCCGCCTCGACGCCCTGTTCGGTATCGTCGGTATGATCGCCGGTGCCGCCCTGTTTGCCGAGGCCTATCCTTTCTTGCTGAAGACCGTCTACACCTGGGGCGATTTCGGCAAGATCACGATTCCCCAGGTGCTCGGCATAAACCATTGGCTGATCATTCCTGTCTTTGTAGCTGGAGCCTCTCTCTTGTTTCGCTGGCTCGAAAAGACAGGTTTGTAG